A window of Novosphingobium terrae contains these coding sequences:
- a CDS encoding glycoside hydrolase family 27 protein → MKVSRRSLLASGVAGGMAAAAVKAAPVPSRRPLAPRPPMGWNSWNSFATTITEAQTLENAQIMARELLPSGYDILTVDIQWYDPSATGYDYNVKPVPAMDGYGRLLPAPNRFPSSEGGKGFAPLARRVHAMGLRFGVHLLRGIPRLAVERDLPVLGTRTTARAIADTSSVCAWNPDMYGVDMRRPGAQAYYDSVFKLLASWGVDFVKVDDLSRPYDAHAPEIEAIATAITRSGRPMMLSMSPGETPVSRAVHASQHAQMWRISDDFWDDWAMLKAQFTRLANWNGAMKGLSGWPDADMLPLGRLKMGTRETSFTPDEQQTLMTLWSIARSPLIMGGDLRHLTPATLALLTNPEVLAINQSSHANQPHFWEDDAPVWSARAPDGAWYLALFNIADTAKQVRLDLPRLELPGAAKVRDLWQRKDEGQTGAIFTRDVPPHGSRLYRLSAA, encoded by the coding sequence ATGAAGGTCTCGCGTCGCTCGCTGCTGGCCAGCGGTGTGGCTGGCGGGATGGCTGCCGCTGCGGTGAAAGCTGCCCCTGTGCCCTCGCGCCGTCCTCTGGCCCCCCGGCCGCCGATGGGCTGGAACAGCTGGAACAGCTTCGCCACCACCATCACCGAGGCGCAGACGCTGGAAAACGCCCAGATCATGGCGCGCGAATTGCTGCCCTCCGGCTATGACATTCTGACCGTCGACATCCAGTGGTACGATCCCAGCGCCACCGGCTATGATTACAACGTGAAACCCGTGCCCGCGATGGATGGCTATGGGCGCCTGCTGCCCGCCCCGAACCGCTTTCCCTCAAGCGAGGGCGGCAAGGGCTTTGCCCCTCTGGCCCGGCGCGTGCATGCCATGGGCCTGCGCTTTGGCGTCCATCTGCTGCGCGGCATTCCGCGCCTTGCCGTGGAGCGCGATCTGCCGGTGCTGGGCACCCGGACCACCGCCCGCGCCATCGCCGACACCAGCAGCGTCTGCGCCTGGAACCCGGATATGTATGGCGTGGATATGCGCCGCCCCGGCGCTCAGGCCTATTACGACAGCGTGTTCAAACTGCTGGCCTCATGGGGCGTGGATTTCGTCAAGGTCGATGATCTGAGCCGCCCCTATGACGCCCATGCGCCCGAGATCGAGGCCATCGCAACGGCCATCACCCGCTCGGGCCGCCCGATGATGCTGAGCATGTCGCCCGGCGAAACGCCGGTGTCGCGCGCTGTGCATGCCAGCCAGCATGCGCAGATGTGGCGCATCTCGGATGATTTCTGGGATGACTGGGCGATGCTCAAGGCGCAGTTCACCCGGTTGGCGAACTGGAACGGAGCGATGAAGGGCCTGAGCGGTTGGCCCGATGCCGATATGCTGCCGCTCGGTCGCCTGAAAATGGGCACGCGCGAAACCAGTTTCACCCCCGACGAACAGCAGACGCTGATGACACTGTGGAGCATCGCCCGCTCGCCCCTGATCATGGGCGGCGATCTGCGCCACCTTACCCCGGCCACGCTGGCGCTGCTGACCAATCCCGAAGTGCTGGCCATCAACCAGTCGAGCCACGCCAACCAGCCCCATTTCTGGGAGGATGATGCGCCGGTCTGGTCGGCGCGAGCCCCGGATGGTGCATGGTATCTGGCGCTGTTCAACATTGCCGATACGGCCAAGCAGGTGAGGCTCGATCTGCCGCGCCTTGAGCTACCGGGAGCGGCCAAGGTGCGCGATCTGTGGCAGCGCAAGGATGAAGGACAGACCGGCGCCATCTTCACGCGCGATGTGCCCCCGCATGGGTCACGACTTTATCGACTGTCTGCGGCGTGA
- a CDS encoding DUF5597 domain-containing protein, giving the protein MKKRLAAVAALLATLGAAPATQAQDSRFSRDASGQPVLTVDGKPFLVLGIQLNNSSGFPDTFHALAPAIKRSHANTVMVPLGWESIEPEEGRFDFSIIDGLIAEARAQHIRIALLWFGSWKNAKMSYAPAWVKHDTQRFPRVEDADHHPIDALSPIAEASRNADAKAFAALMAHIKAVDAKQRTIIMVQVENEAGTLGADRDHSAAAEALFTAPVPADMPGAKQGSWQDNYAEKAPEAFMAYHTARYIGAVAAAGRKAYDLPMYANVWPREQPGLLRPGDSSPSGGAVSWLLPQWKALAPAIDVVGVDNYDTNVAPYTQIAKAYDIPGNPLFVPETGGSMAHARHAFWTIAQPHSVGISKFGIDEGFGISKGQEAIEPIALDYQLLRDAAPFLLPLRDAGHALSAVEEDGMANIPLTFDGIEAVARFGEVRDGYGGPRGQGNADLSGRVIVAQVEANRFLIVGASTNLLFAPRLGTAGHVELVSVEEGHFMDGRWVRDRLLNGDETAFGLVLPASGKSLMVTTQVVR; this is encoded by the coding sequence ATGAAAAAGAGACTGGCCGCAGTGGCCGCCTTGCTGGCCACACTGGGGGCGGCGCCCGCCACGCAGGCTCAGGACAGTCGCTTTTCGCGTGACGCCTCCGGCCAGCCCGTGCTGACCGTCGATGGCAAGCCCTTTCTGGTTCTCGGCATTCAGCTCAACAATTCCTCCGGTTTTCCTGACACCTTTCACGCCCTCGCCCCGGCCATCAAGCGCAGCCATGCCAACACGGTGATGGTCCCGCTGGGCTGGGAAAGCATCGAACCCGAAGAAGGCCGTTTCGACTTCTCCATCATCGATGGCCTGATCGCCGAAGCCCGCGCTCAACATATTCGCATCGCCCTGCTGTGGTTCGGCAGCTGGAAAAACGCGAAAATGTCCTACGCCCCGGCCTGGGTGAAGCACGACACGCAGCGCTTCCCGCGCGTGGAAGACGCCGATCACCACCCCATCGACGCGCTTTCCCCCATTGCCGAAGCCAGCCGCAACGCCGATGCCAAAGCTTTCGCCGCACTGATGGCTCACATCAAGGCGGTGGATGCCAAACAACGCACCATCATCATGGTGCAGGTGGAAAATGAGGCCGGCACGCTGGGCGCAGACCGCGATCATTCCGCAGCAGCCGAGGCCCTGTTCACCGCTCCCGTCCCCGCCGATATGCCCGGCGCCAAGCAAGGCTCATGGCAGGATAACTATGCCGAAAAGGCGCCCGAGGCCTTTATGGCCTATCACACCGCACGCTACATCGGCGCGGTCGCGGCCGCGGGGCGCAAGGCCTATGATCTGCCGATGTATGCCAATGTCTGGCCGCGCGAGCAGCCCGGCCTGCTCCGCCCCGGAGACAGCAGCCCCAGCGGCGGCGCGGTGTCATGGCTGCTGCCGCAATGGAAAGCGCTGGCGCCTGCGATCGATGTGGTCGGCGTGGACAATTACGACACCAACGTCGCGCCCTACACACAGATCGCCAAGGCCTATGACATCCCCGGCAATCCGCTCTTCGTGCCGGAAACCGGGGGCAGCATGGCCCATGCCCGCCACGCCTTCTGGACCATCGCCCAGCCCCATAGCGTCGGCATTTCCAAATTCGGCATCGATGAAGGCTTCGGCATCAGCAAGGGGCAAGAGGCCATCGAACCCATCGCCCTCGATTACCAATTGCTGCGCGATGCCGCGCCTTTCCTGCTGCCTTTGCGCGATGCGGGCCATGCCCTCTCCGCCGTTGAGGAAGACGGCATGGCCAACATCCCCCTCACCTTTGATGGCATCGAGGCCGTGGCCCGCTTCGGCGAGGTGCGCGACGGCTATGGCGGCCCGCGCGGGCAGGGCAATGCGGATCTGTCGGGCCGGGTGATCGTGGCGCAGGTCGAGGCGAACCGCTTTCTGATTGTCGGCGCTTCGACCAATCTGTTGTTTGCGCCCAGGCTGGGCACAGCGGGCCATGTCGAACTGGTCAGCGTGGAGGAAGGGCATTTTATGGATGGACGATGGGTGCGCGATCGCCTGCTTAATGGTGATGAAACGGCCTTCGGGCTGGTGCTGCCTGCTTCGGGCAAGTCGCTGATGGTGACGACGCAGGTGGTGCGATGA